The region GATGGGGGATTCGGAATGTTAATGGCTGATTTTACGACTGCAGTGAGAGAAGATCTGGCCATCACAGTAATTGTATTCAACGACGGCAAACTGAAGAATATTAAAAAGGAACAGAATATGGAACATTATCCGGAATTCGGAGTCAGTTTCCCGAATCCCGATTTTGCCGGGTTTGCCACTTCATGCGGTGGAAAAGGATATACTGTTGAAGACCCCGGTGAACTGGATAATATACTTAAAAAAGCCCTTGTTTCAGACAAACCAAGCTTAATTGAAATAATGGTGGACACTGAAAAAATAGCACCCTCCACAAAAAGGGCGGATTAGGGGAGATTAATATGGCTAAATTCCGATGCAATGTCTGTAACGTTTTTGAGTACGATGATACCAGGGGCGACTCTGTCACCAGAATGAAACCTGGTACAAAACCTGAGGATTTTCCTGATGACTGGAAATGTCCCATCTGCAAATCAGATAAAACCCATCAAATACCCATAAAACAGGAAATAAAACAAGAAGAAGTGCAGGAGATTGTCACCTGTCCCCATTGTGGTACCAAGAGCAAGGTCACTGTATCCTCTGTTAAGCTGGAACTGGGGGGATACCTGGGAGAATGGAAACGGGAATCTGATGAACTGGAGACCCACATGGCAGATATTCACAAGATATCTGTCACTGGAGAATCCATTATCGAACCCATGAGAACCACCAGGGACGTGATCTCATACGATGATATTCTTATAAAAGGAGCACAACTGGCAAAGATCCCTTTGAATCACGATGAACCTATCAATACGAAAACAATCATCGGTCCAAAAGCAAAATATCCCCTGGTGATCGAGACTCCTATCTATATTACCCACATGTCCTTTGGTGCATTATCAAAAGAGGTTAAAATAGCTTTAGCAAAGGGAAGCGCTGCTGTTAAGACTGCCATGTGTTCAGGTGAGGGTGGGATATTACAGGAGTCCTTTGATAATGCTTACAAATATATCTTCGAATACGTACCCAACCAGTACAGCGTCAATGACGAGAATCTCAAAAAAGTTGATGCTATTGAGATAAAGATCGGCCAATCAGTTAAACCGGGCATGGGTGGACATTTACCTGCCGAAAAGGTAACAAAGGAAATTGCAGAGATCAGGGGATTTCCTGAAGGGACTGATATTGTGAGTCCTTCCCATTTCGATGATATTAAAAACAAAGATGACCTTAAAAAGAAAGTGGACTGGCTAAGGGAAAAATCTGGGGGCAAGCCCATAGGTATCAAGATCGCTGCCGGTCATATTGAAGCAGACCTGGAAATTGCAGTCTTTGCAAAACCTGATTTCATCACAATTGATGGCAGGCCAGGTGCTACTGCAGCTACTTCCAGGTATGTCAAACAAGCAACATCGGTCCCTACAGTATTTGCCCTATACAGGGCCAGGAAATTCCTGGATAGTAAAGGTATTAACGATATCTCTCTCATCATCACAGGAGGGCATCGGGTATCCTCGGATTTTGCGAAAGCATTGGCACTTGGTGCAGATGCAGTTGCTATTGGAACTGCCGCACTGATGGCCTGTGCCTGCCAGCAGTACCGGTTGTGCGATACTGGTAAATGCCCGGTCGGGGTGACTACGCAGGATCCGGAATTACGAGCCAGATTGAAAGTGGACGTCTCTGCCAGGAAACTTGAGAATTTCTTGCATGTGTCCACAGAGGAATTAAAGGATTTCTCACGGTTGACCGGGAATAATGATGTCCATGGATTGGATATCAATGACCTGTGCACTACAAATTCCGAAATTTCAAATCATA is a window of Methanosarcinales archaeon DNA encoding:
- a CDS encoding rubredoxin, which encodes MAKFRCNVCNVFEYDDTRGDSVTRMKPGTKPEDFPDDWKCPICKSDKTHQIPIKQEIKQEEVQEIVTCPHCGTKSKVTVSSVKLELGGYLGEWKRESDELETHMADIHKISVTGESIIEPMRTTRDVISYDDILIKGAQLAKIPLNHDEPINTKTIIGPKAKYPLVIETPIYITHMSFGALSKEVKIALAKGSAAVKTAMCSGEGGILQESFDNAYKYIFEYVPNQYSVNDENLKKVDAIEIKIGQSVKPGMGGHLPAEKVTKEIAEIRGFPEGTDIVSPSHFDDIKNKDDLKKKVDWLREKSGGKPIGIKIAAGHIEADLEIAVFAKPDFITIDGRPGATAATSRYVKQATSVPTVFALYRARKFLDSKGINDISLIITGGHRVSSDFAKALALGADAVAIGTAALMACACQQYRLCDTGKCPVGVTTQDPELRARLKVDVSARKLENFLHVSTEELKDFSRLTGNNDVHGLDINDLCTTNSEISNHTEIEHT